The Anomalospiza imberbis isolate Cuckoo-Finch-1a 21T00152 chromosome 27, ASM3175350v1, whole genome shotgun sequence genome segment AGGAGTGGAGTCAGGATTCAGGGGGCTGGCGGGTGTCCCAGGGCAACCCACACTCACCTCTGCAGGATGATGGGGGTTGGCAGGGTGTTATCCGGGGCACACTGCAAACAAAATGCAGCCAGTGAGAGCCAGGATTGTGCAGGCAGGTGTTCCCCACCCTGGATATTGGGAgcagagagaggggaggggacaccaACACTCACCCCCTGCACCCAGGGGTGCTCCAGGACCTGGGCTGCGCTGAGCCGCTTCTTGGCATCTCTCACCAGCAGTTTGGAAATGAGGTCTTTGGCTCCGAAGGAGATATGTGCCCAGTCCTTGTCAGGAAACTCATACTTCCCCTCCTGGATGCTCTCAAAGAGCATGTTCTGAGTAGGGGGAGAAATAACAGGGGCTCAGCCAGGAGTGCTGCAGCCGAACTGGGGGTGGGTTTGGGCGCCGCTGGGGTCCCCCACTCACCTGGCAGGTGTGGCACGCCTCACCCCGGTCCCAGCCGCAGTCAGAGCCGCAGTGACCCACAAAGGGGGGGTACCCGCTCAGCATGATGTACAGGATGACACCCAGGCTCCACAGGTCACAGCGCTTGTCATAGATTGAGGCCTCTTCGTTGAAGGCTTCCACCACCTCTGGGGCCATGTACTCGGCTGAGccacactgcagggacaggcgAGGTGAGCCCTGAAGGGTGGGGACCTCGGGGCAGGGGGTGAGCCCTGAAGGGTGGGGACAGAAGGGGCAGGGGGTGAGCCCTGAAGGGTGGGGACAGAAGGGGCAGGGGGTGAGCCCTGAAGGGTGGGGACTGAAGGGGCAGGGGGTGAGCCCTGAAGGGTGGGGACTGAAGGGGCAGGGGGTGAGCCCTGAAGGGTGGGGACAgaaggggcaggggggactgggagggtcCTGCCAGATCTCTGGGGCTGCACCTCTGAACAGAAGGTGCTCCCCAGATTTGCTCCTGCCACACCACCGTGCTGGGTTTCCCACCACAGAGGATGCCACAGACCCAGCTCTCTGGGATCACCCAACAGCAGATGACACCccgaaggaaaaaaaaaaaaaaaaaaagcctaaaggGTGCAACCCCcacggcacagcacagccgGACCCACAGGACCCACAGCGTTGTCAGCACCCAAGCGGGCCAGCGGGGCAGGCCCAGAGCCTGGGAGCGGCCACAGGCCACGGTGGGACGAGCCTGCCGTGCCTGTTCCTCCGCCTGACCGTGCCTGttccccggcccggcccaggcGGAGCTGCCGCGCAGGATCCGGGGCGGGAGGAGTTAACGCTGTGCGGGGAGAGGCAGAGCCGGCGGCCCCATTCCCCCATCGCTCCAGGGACTCTGGGGCTTTCCAGCACATGACCCGCAGCCCACACAGGCCCCGTGACCAGGGGAGAAaagagctgcagccagcagatAATCGCCCCGTAACGCGAGGCCGCCTGACGAGGGgcctctccagccccagcagctgatGCCACCGCAGGAAAACAACCCCCCCCGCCCGATCCCGCCGGGAATGGAGCGGCCGTCCacgggctgggaatggggaaactCGGGGCACCCGGGGAACTCGGATCCCGCCCCGGGAGGAGGCGGCCCTGGAGGAAGGAGGGGGCCGGGGGGTTCTGGCCGCCGCCCCTGCTGTTGTGCACCCCGCACGGGCTCGGCTCCGCCGTCCCCGGCACGTTCGCACCCCCAAAAAACCGGGGTGCAGGGCGATACCCTGCACGGGGGGCACCTGCGGCTGGCGATAAGGGGAGCGCGGCTTTCTGCAGGAGACGGCATCTGTGCGACGCGGGGACGCCCGGGAGCTCTCGGGGTGTCCACCCTGCACCGCACTCCCGCAGCCCGGAGGCTCGGCCCCCCGTCCCTCGCCCACGAGGCGGGGAACCACGGGCCCCCCAGCCCGGTGCTGACCCAGTTCAGCCCGGCAGGCTCGGCGCAGCCGCCGCGGTGCTCGGGCTGTTGCTAAGGCTCACGGCAGCCCGGGCGCTGCGccagcccccggcccccccgcgtTATGTAACCGCATCTCCTGCCACGGCGGGGGGGACCGGGGACACGCAGCAGCAGCGACAGCAGCGACGAGCAGGGGGGTGTCCGTGCTCCTGGAGcctgcagggcagctgggagaccccggggaccccaCAATGTGGGGGGCTCGCACGCTTACCGGGGTGAGCAGCTCCGGAGTAGAGATGGGGGAGCAGTCACCGTTCAGTTTGATGCCACTTCCCAGGTCAAAATCGCAGATCTTCACTGGGGAGAcctggggagagggggagaaCGAGTGGTCGGTGACCCCCGCAGCATCCTCCAGGAACCAGAGCCGGCAGCCCCCCGGGGACCACAGCCGTGTTTTCAGGCCACAGCTGCTCAATGCCAGGTTGTGTCATGCTTCACACCACGCTGTGCTGTGGCATATggcgtgtgtgtgtgtccctggcaggaCCTGGTGGGCGTGTGTGCCCCTGGCAGGACCCTCCTGCACCCCCCATCTGAGGAATCACCCCATTGTGCCCACCCCGCCTTCCCCAGGCAGCACACCCTGCACCCAACCCTGGCTGCTCCCCGCTCACCTGGTCTGGGCTCTCACACAGGATATTTTCTGGTTTCAGATCCCTGTGTGCAATCCCTGGGGGCAAAAGAGCCAATGAGGGCAAAAATCCCCCTCCTACAAGACTGCTATAGTGTAAAGtctgggggtggcacagggacccctccctccccaccccaaatcACTGCCTGCACCCTGGCAAAAGGCAAAACTTGCTGCTGGCCCTGAATCCCAACCAAACTGGAGGAACAGGATCTGCACCACAAAAAGCCTTGTGATGTAGCTGGGCCTGACCTTGCGTGCTGGGACGGGCACTGTCCCCTGGGCAGGAGGATGGGGGAGGCAGTGACACCCCCGGGAGGGCCCAGCGCACCCCAGGGTGTCCTCAGTGGCACCTGGGGCGTCCCAGCTCACCTTTGTTGTGCAGAAAGTGCAGGGCACTGGCGATATCCTTCACCACCACGCTGGCCTCCAGCTCGTTGAAGTGGCGTCTCCGGTGGATGTGGGTCAGGATGGAGCCTGTGGCCAggtgagagcagagctggggctcgTGGGGGTCCTGGTACCCCAGCTCCCCCCACCCGGGGGCTGCACTCACCTCCCCTCATCTTCTCAAACACCAGGTAaaacctctcctcctcctcGAAGAACTCAATCAGCTCCAGGACATTTCTGCAGGGACCATGGCATCAGTCCAGCATCCCCCCAAAACACCTCCTGTGTcccccccacagccccatccaGCACATGACCCCGAGAGGGATGCAGGATGGGAAAACTGGGCTTGCAGTGATTGAAACCACACGGCCAGGGCCCCCCTGGCCGAATTCCAGGAGGGAGAGGGGCTTGCAGCGCCCGGCTCCACTCCTCCCTAATTGCTCACAGCCCCTCCTGGCTCGCTGGCCCGCCCCACACACAGCCCCGCTCAGCAGCAggggctcggctcggctccaACTTGGCCACCGAGGCCCTGTCGTCATGGCAAACCACTGAACGTCCCGTCCCCTGTGGATGCTCCACCGTGGCCAGCGGGGTCAAGGGGAGGGAGCGTGGGCAGAGGGCGGCCTGGCTGTGGCCCATGGGTGTCACGAGCATCAGCTGGGTCTCAGCCCACTCCCCGTGCCCACAGTGGGGGATGCCTCGCCgtacctgtgtccctggcactgaTAGAGCATCTCCACCTCCCGGAAAACCCTGCTCCGGATGTGTCCCAGGCGCTTCTCTATGATCTGGAAGGCAAAGAGGGGGAGGCTCAGCGCTGCCAGGGAGGGGCCGGGGCACCCCTGCCCCTCCAGCACAGGgacccgcggggccgggcggggctcGGGCAGCAGAACAGGCTGTTCCTGGCGCTGGTGCCAAGCGGCAGCGCCGTGCCAAGCCGCTCCctccggggccggggccagcagagctccaCGTGATGCTGGAGCAGCGGCGCAGCAAAGGGCCCTAT includes the following:
- the MKNK2 gene encoding MAP kinase-interacting serine/threonine-protein kinase 2; this encodes MVQKKSEIPGFHRSFKGQNPFDLEFDQSNHLEPVFNFECPPRPDMPSSQPIDIPDAKKRNKKKKRCRATDSFSGRFEDVYQLQEEVLGEGAHARVQSCVNLITNKEYAVKIIEKRLGHIRSRVFREVEMLYQCQGHRNVLELIEFFEEEERFYLVFEKMRGGSILTHIHRRRHFNELEASVVVKDIASALHFLHNKGIAHRDLKPENILCESPDQVSPVKICDFDLGSGIKLNGDCSPISTPELLTPCGSAEYMAPEVVEAFNEEASIYDKRCDLWSLGVILYIMLSGYPPFVGHCGSDCGWDRGEACHTCQNMLFESIQEGKYEFPDKDWAHISFGAKDLISKLLVRDAKKRLSAAQVLEHPWVQGCAPDNTLPTPIILQRNSSAKELTSFAAEAIAVNRQLTRHDEDEEEEAEEEARPIIIKATSRAMQLSPPSESKLAKRRQKSSLAKAVASGQHLVAPLVLVADQA